A genomic segment from Clostridia bacterium encodes:
- the yajC gene encoding preprotein translocase subunit YajC, whose translation MEGLGQWGGTIIYLAVFFGIIYFLMIRPQQKQQKQRMEMLNSVKVNDRIVTIGGMHGRITKIKDDVITVRIADKVEVEMEKQAIGRVISNKDS comes from the coding sequence GTGGAAGGTCTTGGTCAATGGGGTGGAACAATTATTTATTTGGCGGTATTTTTCGGCATCATCTATTTCTTGATGATTCGGCCGCAGCAGAAGCAGCAAAAACAGAGAATGGAAATGCTGAATTCGGTTAAAGTGAACGACCGTATTGTTACTATCGGCGGTATGCACGGCCGGATCACCAAAATCAAAGACGATGTCATCACTGTTCGCATAGCTGATAAAGTGGAAGTGGAAATGGAAAAGCAGGCTATCGGGCGGGTTATCAGCAATAAGGACAGTTAG
- a CDS encoding type II toxin-antitoxin system PemK/MazF family toxin produces the protein MLRLPRSRVSIKRGDLFSIQLGTNEDGRDFYRPVLVIQNDIGNRYCNSVIVVPLSYKLRAKHLFFGVLVKSTPQTGLIHDAVAVLSQIRTVEKSYFSNDNYLGRVDSQTMEKIDQCLALSLGLSTLQKLQDRFPSQVESS, from the coding sequence ATGCTGCGGCTGCCTCGCAGTAGAGTGTCCATTAAAAGAGGTGACCTGTTTTCTATCCAATTAGGAACCAACGAGGATGGGCGGGATTTTTACCGCCCGGTTCTGGTCATCCAAAATGATATCGGCAACCGGTACTGCAATTCTGTCATTGTAGTTCCCCTGTCCTATAAATTGCGTGCGAAACACTTGTTTTTCGGCGTGCTGGTGAAAAGCACCCCGCAGACAGGCCTTATTCACGATGCAGTGGCTGTCCTTTCACAAATTCGCACGGTGGAGAAATCATATTTTTCCAATGATAACTACTTGGGCCGGGTGGACAGCCAAACCATGGAGAAAATCGACCAGTGCCTGGCCTTGAGCCTAGGGCTAAGCACCCTGCAAAAACTGCAAGACCGTTTTCCCAGCCAAGTAGAGTCTTCTTGA